One stretch of Streptomyces sp. NBC_01142 DNA includes these proteins:
- a CDS encoding sulfite oxidase — protein sequence MDGGIGDRHIGDISTPGRLAESGEGISLEELALATRNHGLPLEALRYDLTPAGLHYVLVHYDIPAADAATWELTVRGRVRTPLTLGMRTLTSYPAATQRVTMECAGNGRARLTPRPVSQPWLVEAVGTAEWTGVPLRTLLADAGVAADAVEAVFTGADHGVERGVEQDYQRSLPLPVATGGDPEVLVAYAMNGRPLPPQHGHPLRLVVPGWYGMAQVKWLRDISLTDSPFTGFQQAVAYRCRQSADDPGEPVTRIAPRALMIPPGFPDFMSRARVVRPGRVRLEGRAWSGHAPVTRVRMSTDGGRSWSEAELAAPDGHGWAWRRWQASWTATPGSHVLSVRAEDAEGHTQPLDQPWNRGGFANNLVQRISVLCLRDG from the coding sequence ATGGACGGCGGCATCGGTGACCGACACATCGGTGACATCAGCACGCCGGGGCGCCTCGCGGAGTCCGGCGAGGGAATCAGCCTGGAGGAACTGGCGCTCGCAACCCGTAACCACGGGCTGCCGCTGGAGGCTCTGCGCTACGACCTCACCCCGGCCGGCCTCCACTACGTACTCGTCCACTACGACATCCCCGCCGCCGACGCCGCCACCTGGGAGCTCACCGTGCGCGGCCGCGTGCGCACCCCGCTGACCCTGGGCATGCGGACGCTGACGTCCTACCCCGCCGCCACCCAGCGCGTGACGATGGAGTGCGCGGGCAACGGCCGGGCGCGTCTCACGCCACGACCGGTGAGCCAGCCCTGGCTGGTCGAAGCGGTCGGAACCGCCGAGTGGACCGGAGTGCCCCTGCGTACGCTGCTGGCCGACGCCGGGGTGGCGGCGGATGCCGTCGAGGCGGTCTTCACCGGAGCCGACCATGGCGTCGAGCGCGGCGTCGAGCAGGACTACCAGCGCAGTCTGCCGTTGCCGGTCGCCACGGGCGGCGATCCTGAGGTGCTGGTGGCGTACGCGATGAACGGCCGCCCCCTGCCCCCGCAGCACGGCCATCCCCTGCGGCTGGTCGTTCCCGGGTGGTACGGCATGGCGCAGGTGAAGTGGCTGCGCGACATCTCCCTCACCGACAGCCCGTTCACCGGCTTCCAGCAGGCGGTGGCGTACCGCTGCCGGCAGAGCGCCGACGACCCGGGCGAGCCGGTCACCCGGATCGCGCCACGGGCCCTGATGATCCCGCCCGGGTTCCCCGACTTCATGTCCCGGGCCCGTGTCGTACGCCCCGGCCGGGTGCGGCTGGAGGGCCGGGCGTGGTCCGGCCACGCCCCGGTGACCCGGGTGCGGATGAGCACCGACGGCGGCCGTTCCTGGAGCGAGGCGGAGCTCGCTGCGCCGGACGGACACGGCTGGGCCTGGCGGCGCTGGCAGGCATCGTGGACCGCCACGCCCGGCAGTCATGTGCTCAGCG